From a single Apium graveolens cultivar Ventura chromosome 2, ASM990537v1, whole genome shotgun sequence genomic region:
- the LOC141693489 gene encoding protein FAR1-RELATED SEQUENCE 5-like produces the protein MREKEEDYVTINLKRPMKLHTTLEYHASCIYTKEMFRRFQDELVESSKYFVEKDRRASEEGERMGDVYTYYSCYRPMSEPTRRNVYFVAFEKASSLGMCTCRMLEHSGLPCRHLLAVFTKKRVSEIPPYYINRRWTMHANRVDGVLPYNLDVGQSHEMTSTDRFNSMTMLTMSFCQSSIASKERYDYAVGVMNREIPILERMSVDGIKSYENNSQAPNASAHEETILDPIMSQTKGRKKDVRFKSQIESIGKKEKPPRRCTYCQMEGHDKRKCASRLEDLKNVQESQYN, from the coding sequence ATGAGGGAGAAGGAAGAAGATTATGTCACCATTAATCTAAAACGTCCCATGAAATTACATACCACATTGGAGTATCATGCTTCTTGTATATACACTAAGGAAATGTTTAGAAGATTTCAAGATGAATTGGTCGAGTCTTCAAAATACTTTGTTGAAAAAGACCGACGAGCTAGTGAAGAAGGGGAGAGAATGGGGGATGTTTATACGTACTATAGTTGTTATAGGCCCATGTCCGAGCCTACGAGAAGAAATGTTTATTTTGTGGCATTCGAGAAAGCAAGCTCTTTGGGAATGTGTACGTGTAGAATGCTTGAACATTCGGGGCTACCTTGTAGACACCTATTGGCGGTCTTCACTAAGAAACGGGTTTCGGAAATTCCCCCGTATTACATAAACCGGAGGTGGACAATGCAtgccaatagagttgatggtgtgtTGCCTTACAATTTGGATGTTGGACAAAGTCATGAGATGACCTCAACCGATCGATTTAATAGCATGACAATGTTAACCATGAGTTTTTGTCAAAGTAGCATTGCATCCAAGGAACGGTATGATTATGCCGTTGGAGTGATGAATCGAGAAATACCAATTCTCGAAAGAATGAGCGTTGATGGAATTAAATCTTACGAAAACAATTCGCAAGCTCCAAATGCAAGTGCTCATGAAGAAACAATTCTTGACCCTATTATGTCCCAAACTAAAGGGAGGAAGAAGGACGTTCGTTTCAAAAGTCAAATAGAATCGATTGGTAAAAAGGAGAAGCCGCCAAGAAGGTGCACTTATTGTCAAATGGAAGGCCATGATAAAAGGAAGTGTGCTAGTAGACTAGAAGATCTTAAAAATGTTCAAGAATCGCAATATAATTAG